From the genome of Fundidesulfovibrio terrae:
TCTGGCGAGGCCCGCGTTCAGGGCGCGGATGTCCGTGCCCGCGGGGAGCTTGAAGCGGGTGCCGCCGAAGGTGTTGGTGGTGACCACCCTGGCTCCCACGCGCAGGTAGTCCTCGTGCACCGAGCGCACGACGTCGGCGTGTTCGAGCCCCCAGAGTTCGGGGGACGCGCCCGGAGGAAGCCCCCTGGCCTGCAAGAGCGTACCCATGGCCCCGTCAAAAACTATTATGGAATCGTCGGCGAGAGCCTTGCGGAAATCCGGCACCGTTGGTCCCTCCTTGGCTTGAAAGCCTCTGGGTCGTACTGAAAAACGTTGAATCCGGCAAATGAAAAGCGTATGGAGGAATGCTTCGGGCGTTTCACGCCAAACGGACAGGCATCATGAGCATCCAAGAGGATTCCCCCGAGGAGAAGAAACTCCTCCCCCCCGACGTCGAGGATGACCCCGACTCCGTCGACGCGTCCGACGAGGAGAACATCCAGGAAGAACCCGCCCTGGAAGAAGATTCCGCCGGCGAAACGCCGGAAGAGGACACGTTCAACCTTCCTGCGCACAAGATCCCCTCGGTCCCGGCCACGGGGCGCGACAACCTGCACGTCTACCTGCGCGAGATCAGCAAGTTTCCGCTCTTGAACCCCGACGAGGAGTTCGAACTGGCCCGGCGCGTGCGCGACAACGCCGACCAGCGCGCGGCCTTCAGGCTGGTCACTTCGCACCTGCGCCTGGTGGTCAAGATCGCCATGGACTTCCAGCGCCGCTGGGCCCAGAACGTGTCCGACCTCATCCAGGAAGGCAACGTGGGGCTCATGCGGGCGGTGAAGAAGTTCGACCCCGACAAGGGCATCAAGTTCTCCTACTACGCCGCCTACTGGATCAAGGCGTACATCCTCAAATTCATCATGGACAACTGGCGGCTGGTGCGCATCGGCACCACCCAGGCCCAGCGCACCCTGTTCTACAACTTGAACAAGGAGCGCCAGCGCCTGACCTCGCTGGGGTTCGACCCGTCGGTGTCCAACATCTCCAAGAGCCTCAAGGTCTCGGAGACGGACGTCCTGGAGATGGACCAGCGCATGGCCCGCAACGACCTCTCCCTGGACATCACCCTGGGGGACGATTCCTCGTCCACGCGCCTGGACTACCTGCCCGCCCTCACCCCTGGCATCGAGGAGATGCTGGCCAAGGACGAGATCGCGGGCCTGGTGGAAAAGCACCTCCAGACCATCATGCCCAGCCTCTCCGACAAGGAGCGCGACCTCCTGGAGCAGCGCATCCTTTCCGACAGCCCCGTGACCCTGCGCGAGATCGGGGCCAAGTACGGCATCACCCGCGAACGGGTGCGCCAGATCGAAACCAGGCTTCTGGACAAGATTCGCGACCACTTCGTCAAACGCATCGGCGACTTCTCCACCGAGTGGATTCGCAAGGAAGAGTGACCATCCCCATGCAGAAAATCGCTTGCGCCATCCTCGCGGCCCTGGCCCTGTCCGTGGCCGCCTGCGCGCCCAAGAAAGCCGCCGTTTCCGTTGACCCCTCCGCCAAGGGGCTCTCCCAGGGAGCAGCGACGGACTATTATTTCCTGCTCTACCAGGAGCTCAGCCGCAAGGGGCAGCCCCGCGAAGCCGCCCTGGTGCTGGAGAAGCTCATTGAGCTGGCTCCCTCGCCCGACCTTTACCGCGACCTGGCCAACCTCTATTGGGGCCTGGGCGATCCGGAGAAGACCCGCGAGGTGCTTGCCGAGGGCCTGAAGAAATTCCCGGACGAGAAGATCCTGCACTTCTACCAGGCCAACTCCTACCTGCTGCAGCGCCGCTTCGACGAGGCCATCGCCATCCTCAAGAACTACCTCGCGACCCACCCCAAGGACCAGACCACCAGCCAGGAGTTGGGGGCCGTGTACATGGAGGCCGGACGCTTCCAGGAGACCCTGGACTTCCTGGCCCAGGTTCCCCGGGAGAAGCGCACCCCGGCCATGGCCTATTACGAAGCCAAGGCCCTGGCGGGCCTGAACAAGCGCAAGCAGGCCATGGACAAGCTCCACCAGGCCCTGCGCGAGGACCCCAACCTTCTGGCCGCATGGTCCGAGTTGGCCTACCTGCACGAGCAGGCGGGCGAACTGCGCCAGGCCGAGGAAGCCTACCGCCGCATCATGGACCTGGGCGAGGACGGCCCCGAGGTCTGGACCAGGCTCATCAGGCTGGCCATCAAAGAGAAAAACGAAGCCAAGGCCATTGAATTTCTGGAAAAAGCTCCCGCAGACCGGACCTTCCTCTTCGAGGTCATGGGCATGTTCGTTGATGCCGGCTATCAGCAGGGCGCGGCCAAGGTGCTGGAGCGCCTGGCCCAGGACCAGCCGGGCAATCCCGACGTGCTCTTCCTCCAGGCCATGATCGCCGTGGACAAGGAAAAGAACCTGGAAAAGGCGTTCACCCTGCTTTCCCAGATCCCCAAGGGCCATAAATACTACGACAAGAGCCTGACCACCCGTATCCAACTGGCCCTGGACGCTGGTCAGCCCGAACGCGCGTGGCCTCTCATCCGGGAAGGCCGCGAGACCTACCCCGATCGCATCGAATTCTGGTTCTTCGAGGCCATCTATCACGACAAGAAGGGCGATCTGGCCAAGTCCGCCGAGGTCTACCGCGAAGCCGCGGCCAAATGGCCCGGAAGCACCGAGGCCCTTTACCGCTACGGAGTGGCCCTCGAGCGCATGAAGAACCGCGAGGAATCCCTCAAGGTCATGGAGCGCATCCTGACCCTGGAGCCGGGCAACCCCGACGCCCTCAACTTCGTGGGCTACGCCCTGGCCGAGGACGGACGCGACCTGGACCGCGCCCTGGACCTGGTGAGCAAGGCCCTGCTCACGAGCCCTGAAAATCCCTACTATATCGACTCCCTGGCCTGGGTGCACTTCAAGCGCGGCGACCTCAAGAAAGCCTGGGCCGAAATCCAGCGCGCCGTGGCCAAACCCATGGAAGACCCGGCCATTTGGGAGCACTACGGCGACATCGCCAAGGCCATGGGCAACCGCAAGGACGCTGCCAAAGGATACTCCCGCGCCCTGGAGATGGGGGCGTCCAACGCAGGCGAGATCAAGGGCAAGCTGGACCGCCTGAAATGATGCGCCGCGCCCTTGCCAGCCGGGCCGCACGAGCCCTCCCTCGCAGGAGAACACCGGAGCGGGGCCGCCTGTGCGCCCTTGCCCTGCTGCTGGCGTGCGGTCTTGCCGCCTTCACCGGCTGCGCCCCCACCGGCGGCAAGGCCGGCTTCGACGCGGGTCAGGCCCAGGCCCTGTGGGCCTCGTTCGCCGCATCTTCGGCCGACGCCCCGCAATCGTTCTCCCTGTCGGCCAGCCTGTCCATCCAGAGCCCCCAGAAGTCCGCGCGCCTGCTGGTGAAGTTCTGGGGCAACCTGGAGCGCCCCCTGCGCCTGGACCTGTCTTCCGGCATGGGCCAGACGTTCGCCATGTGGCGCGAGGATTCCCTTGGCTGGCTGGCGGTCTATCCCCTGTCCAGCCAGGCGTTCACCCACAAGGACACCAAGGCCGCCCTGGGAAGGCTCGGCATGCCCATTCCGCTCAA
Proteins encoded in this window:
- a CDS encoding sigma-70 family RNA polymerase sigma factor, coding for MSIQEDSPEEKKLLPPDVEDDPDSVDASDEENIQEEPALEEDSAGETPEEDTFNLPAHKIPSVPATGRDNLHVYLREISKFPLLNPDEEFELARRVRDNADQRAAFRLVTSHLRLVVKIAMDFQRRWAQNVSDLIQEGNVGLMRAVKKFDPDKGIKFSYYAAYWIKAYILKFIMDNWRLVRIGTTQAQRTLFYNLNKERQRLTSLGFDPSVSNISKSLKVSETDVLEMDQRMARNDLSLDITLGDDSSSTRLDYLPALTPGIEEMLAKDEIAGLVEKHLQTIMPSLSDKERDLLEQRILSDSPVTLREIGAKYGITRERVRQIETRLLDKIRDHFVKRIGDFSTEWIRKEE
- a CDS encoding tetratricopeptide repeat protein, which gives rise to MQKIACAILAALALSVAACAPKKAAVSVDPSAKGLSQGAATDYYFLLYQELSRKGQPREAALVLEKLIELAPSPDLYRDLANLYWGLGDPEKTREVLAEGLKKFPDEKILHFYQANSYLLQRRFDEAIAILKNYLATHPKDQTTSQELGAVYMEAGRFQETLDFLAQVPREKRTPAMAYYEAKALAGLNKRKQAMDKLHQALREDPNLLAAWSELAYLHEQAGELRQAEEAYRRIMDLGEDGPEVWTRLIRLAIKEKNEAKAIEFLEKAPADRTFLFEVMGMFVDAGYQQGAAKVLERLAQDQPGNPDVLFLQAMIAVDKEKNLEKAFTLLSQIPKGHKYYDKSLTTRIQLALDAGQPERAWPLIREGRETYPDRIEFWFFEAIYHDKKGDLAKSAEVYREAAAKWPGSTEALYRYGVALERMKNREESLKVMERILTLEPGNPDALNFVGYALAEDGRDLDRALDLVSKALLTSPENPYYIDSLAWVHFKRGDLKKAWAEIQRAVAKPMEDPAIWEHYGDIAKAMGNRKDAAKGYSRALEMGASNAGEIKGKLDRLK